The Akkermansia muciniphila genome contains a region encoding:
- a CDS encoding chloride channel protein — translation MTDKKNEPAAKTHISWSWLRMALSLREKVKLGDKQVIFIWAVVVGALGALTALVFEWGVELVQDLLTGRTSYKQIQVFQEMAREDWAWCIFVPAAGGLLAGLTLLFTHRFVPAKATEYMEAVALGNGYVPPKPSLLRSLSAVFSVGSGASIGREGPLVQAAAVVGSALGRFFHLSAPRLRLVVACAAASGMSSAFHTPLAGGLFISEIVLGALTIDFLAPLLVASCAGYFTMGLFHEPAPIYQLQQEVSLTGNQHVLWCVLLGALASLVASFWLLILKKSRQYLNGKRQWLPVRLMAAGMLVGVIAIFYPEIVGNGKNIITSLIHYEFDATRAGILLFLKIFTVAIVFGVGTVGGALTPSLTIGSVCGFLFSTALTQLGVPGDHAIAYSLVGMAAFFTTAANAPITSLVLVVEFTMAGHMMFPLIIGVLVSYGMARLTKAQSMYHDSLAFGPRSTFDKPLAQVQLQDVARKDPPVVHPLDKFGTIASMLIKNPAQPIFVTSPAGKYLGSVVAEDVAAFARNKELAQAVLAMDVLRSDMPTLPADMHLPEALGIFSRPHCAESLALVNPNNDLLLGVVNKTDLYLVLSEIMRREKLQ, via the coding sequence ATGACGGACAAGAAGAACGAGCCTGCGGCAAAAACGCACATCTCCTGGTCATGGCTCCGCATGGCGCTGAGCCTGCGTGAAAAAGTCAAGCTGGGGGACAAGCAGGTCATCTTCATCTGGGCCGTCGTCGTAGGCGCGCTAGGCGCGCTGACGGCCCTTGTCTTTGAATGGGGAGTGGAGCTGGTGCAGGACCTCCTGACGGGCCGCACCAGCTACAAGCAGATCCAGGTCTTTCAGGAAATGGCCCGTGAGGACTGGGCGTGGTGCATCTTCGTCCCGGCGGCGGGCGGCCTGCTGGCCGGCCTTACCCTTCTCTTCACGCACCGCTTTGTCCCGGCCAAGGCCACGGAATACATGGAAGCCGTGGCCCTGGGCAATGGCTACGTCCCCCCCAAGCCCAGCCTGCTGCGCTCCCTGTCCGCCGTTTTCTCCGTAGGCTCCGGCGCCTCCATAGGCCGTGAAGGCCCGCTGGTGCAGGCCGCCGCCGTAGTGGGGTCCGCCCTGGGGCGCTTCTTCCACCTCTCCGCGCCGCGCCTGCGCCTGGTTGTAGCCTGCGCCGCGGCCTCCGGCATGTCCTCCGCCTTCCATACGCCCCTGGCCGGCGGCCTGTTCATCAGTGAAATCGTGCTGGGCGCGCTGACCATTGACTTTCTGGCCCCCCTGCTGGTGGCGAGCTGCGCGGGATATTTTACGATGGGCCTGTTCCATGAACCGGCCCCCATCTACCAGCTCCAGCAGGAGGTTTCCCTGACGGGCAACCAGCATGTGCTCTGGTGCGTCCTGCTGGGCGCGCTGGCCTCCCTGGTAGCCAGTTTCTGGCTCCTGATCCTTAAAAAATCCCGCCAGTACCTGAACGGGAAACGCCAGTGGCTGCCCGTGCGCCTGATGGCCGCAGGCATGCTGGTGGGCGTCATCGCCATTTTCTACCCGGAAATTGTGGGCAACGGCAAAAACATCATCACCTCCCTCATTCATTATGAATTTGACGCCACGCGGGCGGGCATCCTGCTGTTCCTGAAAATATTCACCGTCGCCATCGTCTTTGGCGTAGGTACGGTGGGGGGCGCGCTGACGCCCAGCCTCACCATCGGCAGCGTGTGCGGCTTCCTGTTCAGTACGGCGCTCACCCAGCTCGGCGTGCCGGGGGACCATGCCATCGCCTATTCCCTGGTGGGCATGGCCGCCTTCTTCACCACGGCGGCCAACGCCCCCATCACCTCCCTGGTGCTGGTGGTGGAATTCACCATGGCCGGGCACATGATGTTCCCCCTGATCATCGGCGTTCTGGTCTCCTACGGCATGGCGCGGCTGACGAAGGCCCAGTCCATGTACCATGACTCCCTGGCTTTCGGCCCCAGAAGCACCTTTGACAAGCCCCTGGCCCAGGTGCAGCTTCAGGACGTGGCCCGCAAGGACCCGCCCGTGGTCCACCCCCTGGACAAATTCGGCACCATCGCTTCCATGCTCATCAAGAACCCGGCCCAGCCCATCTTTGTCACCTCCCCCGCGGGCAAGTACCTGGGCAGCGTAGTGGCGGAGGACGTGGCGGCCTTCGCCCGCAACAAGGAGCTGGCCCAGGCCGTCCTGGCCATGGACGTGCTGCGCAGCGACATGCCCACCCTGCCCGCGGACATGCACCTTCCGGAAGCCCTGGGCATCTTCTCGCGCCCCCACTGCGCGGAATCCCTGGCGCTGGTCAACCCGAACAACGACCTGCTGCTGGGCGTCGTCAACAAGACGGACCTTTACCTGGTGCTCTCCGAGATCATGCGGCGGGAGAAACTGCAATAG
- a CDS encoding GDSL-type esterase/lipase family protein, which yields MKTRLPLSLLAFLLAAIPSATGAPAGTDLGNVMYVGDSITHGMNGGSYRWALHKIFADNGISCNAEGVKTGNYSGGVTPGTSYGGQSFNNEHSSQASARAWEISGRKNGSRFDGSNISNWLGLSDTKANGAAYQGQTFTGTDTPDTFFVMIGTNDLLSDGNNATLGDRIDTVTRDLLGDMDAIVDTMHAANSDANVIVLTIPCWTQHSNGNSDATHQAVETYNASLKSWGQSKPGVTVIDVNRGLIDVASSTPFYGVRSMFNNPAADGLHPNAQGDLLMAGNIAKALGYAGRSAGQLRRDAGEMAVNFHQGGGMPAWSGVQDLANAGFSLSNVAAGAEGISLGQAGTSSISRTWTEGTSLKNGFTFDFNLVLGDGEANGWNTTDQFSVSLGNGSFYGTLNINEAYIKWGDAILYSLDMSANTENLRLAYVTGNELEGLKGGYYVWLGDMLIGEALSVTSGSGCNGVTIRYDGSGSAILKDLAMDGTGSYAPSSSGLANEENAFISAGADNSGAGGAPEGNMTWPETGFTHTASNQNCSGTFNARAAADSSAGTAGNSVGVTIASGNATYIYANSGNYTGDVRLTIANEGQASSWYAAHGASGTLNGNAGLRFTDAATGGSTVFGAVNSAGVTGNVYLEFSAENAAFGTFTSTNSSSVVGSYAADIKGNVDIVVNSGTFSSQIMGGIYANAKNAATTIGGTASVYMNGGTVNGDVMGGGLTGSIYGGSNATVTGGVINGSVYGAGKGGAILQGSNVRVTGGTVRGNIYAGGSGGSVQGNTSVTVSGNSATLRNGNVWGNISGGGSGGTVTGNSVVRIQDLSSGTTAYGFDKYAGTISGGTNVSGTRTLVLDHVTVEHFRASLTDFTHVSAVNHAHTALDSLGGALTVTIEAGSGLVLNGVSGLTTLILGEHASFTLQGLTADMVIVDITGASNYTLSLTEIPASLDNIKFLNNGVLHDAAMSTDPQANSAMVFAQVPEPGSASLGLAGLAALLWRRRRKMFH from the coding sequence ATGAAAACCAGGCTCCCCCTCTCCCTGCTTGCCTTCCTGCTGGCGGCCATCCCCTCCGCCACCGGCGCCCCTGCCGGAACGGACCTGGGAAACGTCATGTACGTGGGGGATTCCATCACCCACGGCATGAACGGCGGCTCCTACCGCTGGGCCCTTCACAAGATATTTGCGGACAACGGCATTTCCTGCAACGCGGAAGGCGTGAAAACCGGAAATTATTCCGGAGGGGTTACGCCCGGAACGTCCTATGGCGGGCAGTCCTTCAATAACGAACATTCTTCCCAGGCAAGCGCAAGGGCCTGGGAAATATCCGGCAGGAAAAACGGGAGCAGGTTTGACGGCTCCAACATCTCCAACTGGCTGGGACTTTCAGATACCAAGGCAAACGGTGCAGCCTACCAGGGGCAGACTTTCACGGGAACGGATACTCCGGATACTTTTTTCGTGATGATCGGCACCAACGATCTTCTGTCTGACGGGAACAACGCCACCCTGGGCGACCGCATTGACACCGTTACCCGGGATCTTCTGGGAGACATGGACGCCATCGTGGACACCATGCACGCCGCCAACAGCGATGCGAATGTCATCGTTCTCACCATTCCCTGCTGGACCCAGCATTCCAACGGCAATTCGGACGCCACCCACCAGGCGGTGGAGACTTACAATGCCTCCCTGAAGTCCTGGGGGCAGTCCAAACCGGGCGTCACGGTCATTGACGTCAACAGGGGCCTCATTGACGTGGCCTCCTCCACGCCGTTCTACGGCGTGCGGTCCATGTTCAACAATCCCGCGGCGGACGGACTCCATCCCAACGCCCAGGGAGACCTGCTCATGGCAGGCAACATCGCCAAAGCCCTGGGCTATGCGGGCCGCTCCGCCGGACAACTGCGCCGTGACGCCGGGGAAATGGCCGTCAATTTCCACCAGGGCGGAGGAATGCCCGCATGGTCCGGAGTGCAGGATCTGGCGAATGCGGGGTTTTCCCTCTCCAACGTTGCCGCGGGCGCGGAAGGCATCAGCCTGGGCCAGGCGGGAACAAGCTCCATTTCCCGGACATGGACGGAGGGGACCAGCCTGAAAAACGGCTTTACCTTTGATTTCAATCTGGTTCTGGGTGACGGTGAGGCAAACGGCTGGAACACCACGGACCAGTTCAGCGTAAGCCTGGGGAACGGCTCCTTTTACGGCACGCTCAACATTAATGAGGCTTATATCAAATGGGGGGATGCCATCCTGTATTCCCTGGACATGTCCGCCAATACGGAAAACCTGCGCCTGGCGTACGTCACGGGCAATGAACTGGAAGGGCTGAAAGGCGGCTATTACGTCTGGCTGGGTGACATGCTGATCGGGGAGGCGCTTTCCGTCACCTCCGGTTCCGGCTGCAACGGCGTCACCATCCGGTATGACGGCAGCGGCAGCGCCATCCTGAAGGACCTGGCCATGGACGGGACGGGGTCTTATGCTCCCTCTTCCTCCGGCCTGGCCAATGAGGAAAACGCCTTCATCTCCGCCGGAGCGGACAACAGCGGCGCCGGAGGCGCTCCGGAAGGCAATATGACCTGGCCGGAAACGGGTTTCACCCACACCGCCTCCAACCAGAACTGTTCCGGCACCTTCAATGCGCGCGCCGCGGCGGATTCCTCCGCCGGTACCGCCGGAAACTCCGTGGGCGTCACGATCGCCTCCGGAAACGCCACGTATATTTATGCTAACAGCGGGAATTATACGGGAGACGTCCGGCTGACTATCGCCAACGAGGGACAGGCTTCCTCCTGGTACGCGGCCCATGGAGCCTCCGGCACGCTTAACGGAAATGCCGGCCTGCGCTTCACGGACGCCGCCACGGGCGGTAGCACCGTCTTCGGCGCCGTGAACAGCGCCGGCGTCACGGGAAATGTCTATCTGGAATTCTCCGCGGAAAACGCCGCGTTCGGCACCTTCACCAGCACGAATTCCTCCTCCGTGGTGGGCTCCTATGCCGCGGACATCAAGGGGAATGTGGATATTGTGGTTAACTCCGGCACCTTCTCCAGCCAGATCATGGGCGGTATTTATGCCAATGCCAAAAACGCCGCCACAACCATTGGCGGAACCGCCAGCGTTTACATGAACGGAGGAACCGTCAACGGAGACGTGATGGGCGGCGGCCTGACAGGCTCCATTTACGGCGGGTCCAACGCCACCGTTACGGGCGGCGTCATCAACGGCTCCGTTTACGGCGCAGGCAAGGGAGGCGCCATCCTGCAGGGAAGCAATGTGCGCGTTACAGGCGGCACGGTCAGGGGGAATATTTACGCCGGGGGCTCCGGCGGGAGCGTGCAGGGGAATACGTCCGTCACCGTGTCCGGGAACTCCGCCACGCTCCGCAACGGGAACGTCTGGGGAAACATCTCCGGAGGCGGCTCCGGCGGCACGGTTACGGGAAACTCCGTCGTGCGCATCCAGGACCTTTCTTCCGGCACCACCGCGTACGGTTTTGACAAGTATGCCGGCACCATCAGCGGCGGCACGAATGTGAGCGGCACCAGAACCCTGGTGCTGGACCACGTGACCGTGGAGCATTTCCGGGCATCCCTGACGGATTTCACGCACGTTTCCGCGGTCAACCATGCCCATACCGCACTGGATTCCCTGGGCGGAGCTCTCACCGTGACCATTGAGGCCGGAAGCGGCCTGGTCCTGAACGGAGTTTCCGGCCTGACCACGCTCATTCTGGGGGAACATGCCTCCTTCACGCTTCAGGGGCTTACCGCGGACATGGTCATCGTGGACATCACGGGCGCCAGCAATTACACCCTTTCCCTGACGGAAATTCCCGCCAGTCTGGACAACATCAAATTCCTGAATAACGGCGTTCTGCATGATGCGGCCATGTCCACGGACCCCCAGGCCAATTCCGCCATGGTTTTCGCCCAGGTTCCGGAACCGGGCAGCGCCTCCCTGGGTTTGGCCGGGCTGGCCGCCCTGCTGTGGCGGCGGCGCAGAAAAATGTTCCATTAA
- a CDS encoding PTS sugar transporter subunit IIA, which yields MADNLQIHVRTFQPSTTQEQALETLTDSMAEVLDERQLRHIKNAVLLREETQTTYLDHGLAVPHGRTSALDSMQVTVGLSPEGILWPDDGRHAHLIVMLGVPTAMVTGYLTTMQKLLRWHKNAPLGPNGEWTGDEASLLASLQHALQ from the coding sequence GTGGCAGACAATCTTCAAATTCACGTACGCACGTTCCAGCCCTCAACCACTCAGGAACAGGCTCTGGAAACCTTGACGGATTCCATGGCGGAAGTCCTTGACGAACGCCAGCTAAGGCATATCAAGAATGCCGTCCTCCTGCGCGAGGAAACGCAAACCACCTACCTGGACCACGGGCTGGCCGTCCCCCACGGACGCACCAGCGCCCTGGATTCCATGCAGGTTACCGTGGGCCTCAGCCCGGAAGGAATCCTCTGGCCGGACGACGGCCGCCATGCCCATCTCATCGTCATGCTGGGCGTTCCCACCGCCATGGTGACCGGCTACCTGACCACCATGCAGAAGCTGCTGCGGTGGCATAAAAACGCTCCTCTGGGCCCCAACGGGGAATGGACGGGAGATGAAGCCAGCCTGCTGGCGTCCCTTCAACACGCCCTGCAATGA